One window of the Pelmatolapia mariae isolate MD_Pm_ZW linkage group LG15, Pm_UMD_F_2, whole genome shotgun sequence genome contains the following:
- the LOC134643798 gene encoding kelch repeat and BTB domain-containing protein 11-like, producing MDRDQGRERSTATGTRSEPGSASEGTRISAQNCHELLSRAKRERAEDEQERVYSYMSAHYLEVLRAPALYGRLSAAERSLILSRRTERAGLEAGGRVLAVAESGEEARGPRRVLFLHPSARRWEELTRLPEEVPPTGSGMCTLFNYLFVAGGLRGGRAQDGVLCFDPLSGRWSSVRALGEPRCQLRLVGMDGLLYAVGGGCLLSVERYDPRADRWSHVAPLPKGSFAVAHEATACDGQLFVSGGSLFYRLLRYDPRRDEWEECPFNESHCRSADMVAHRGLVCRFDVDRERAEVSVHRYSTVVKAWLEGATFPMENALPFRCAVLGDRIYCVNRSRTLQFHVSEEGSGFLPEALPAPAGTRGNLVPFVLSLPQNTLTSDPRSQTVTSDSGL from the coding sequence ATGGACCGGGACCAAGGCCGGGAACGGAGTACGGCCACGGGCACGCGCTCCGAGCCAGGCTCAGCCTCCGAGGGTACGCGGATCAGCGCGCAGAACTGTCACGAACTGCTGAGCCGAGCGAAGCGGGAGCGCGCGGAGGACGAGCAGGAGCGCGTGTACAGCTACATGAGCGCGCACTACCTGGAGGTGCTGCGTGCTCCCGCGCTCTACGGCCGTCTGAGCGCCGCGGAGCGCTCGCTGATCCTGAGCAGGAGGACGGAGCGGGCGGGGCTAGAGGCGGGGGGGAGGGTGTTGGCGGTGGCGGAGAGCGGGGAGGAGGCGCGGGGCCCGCGGCGCGTGCTTTTCCTGCACCCGAGTGCGCGGCGCTGGGAGGAGCTGACCCGCCTCCCGGAGGAGGTCCCGCCCACCGGCTCCGGGATGTGCACGCTCTTCAATTACCTGTTTGTTGCAGGCGGTCTGCGAGGGGGACGAGCCCAGGACGGCGTGCTGTGCTTCGACCCGTTGAGCGGGCGTTGGAGCAGCGTGCGGGCGCTGGGTGAGCCACGCTGCCAGCTGCGGCTGGTGGGCATGGATGGGCTGCTGTATGCGGTGGGCGGGGGCTGCCTGCTGAGTGTGGAGCGCTACGACCCGCGCGCCGACAGGTGGAGCCACGTGGCGCCACTGCCCAAAGGCTCGTTTGCTGTGGCGCACGAGGCCACGGCGTGTGATGGCCAGCTGTTCGTGTCGGGTGGGTCGCTCTTCTACCGCCTGCTGCGTTACGACCCCCGCCGAGACGAGTGGGAGGAGTGCCCATTCAACGAGAGCCACTGCCGCTCCGCCGACATGGTCGCGCACCGTGGCCTCGTTTGCCGCTTCGACGTGGACCGCGAGCGTGCCGAGGTCAGCGTGCACAGGTACAGCACAGTGGTAAAGGCGTGGCTCGAGGGCGCCACCTTTCCGATGGAGAACGCGCTGCCATTCCGCTGTGCTGTGCTCGGCGACCGGATCTACTGCGTCAATCGCAGCCGCACGCTGCAGTTCCACGTCAGCGAGGAGGGCTCCGGCTTCCTGCCTGAGGCCCTGCCAGCCCCCGCCGGGACCCGGGGCAACCTTGTGCCCTTTGTCCTCAGCCTGCCTCAGAacactctgacctctgaccccagaTCACAGACCGTGACCTCTGACTCTGGCCTTTAA